In Candidatus Methylacidiphilales bacterium, the genomic stretch AAAGTCGACAAATCGTCGTGCCGCATCGTTCGTAGAACGCAATTCGATCCCGCGCTAACCACCTGCCGCGATCGCTTCCCTCCCTATTTTTTGGCCGCGGCCATTCTTTGCTTCGTCTCTTCAAGAATTTTGTCGTAGAGAGCTGAGTCCGCCTTTAACACCTGCTGTGCAGCATCGCGGCCTTGCGCAATTTGGTCGCCTTTGAAATAAAGCCATGCTCCTTTCTTCTCCAACACTCCAAGATCCACAGCCAAATCGATCAAGGCTCCTTCACGAGCGATTCCCTGATTGTAAAGAATGTCGAACTCACACTCCGTAAAAGGTGGAGCCACCTTATTCTTCACAATTTTAATCTTTGTGCGACTGCCGAGCACAGTGCCATCTGCCTCTTTAATAGTATTGACGCGGCGAATGTCGATTCTCACCGATGCATAAAATTTAAGTGCTTTGCCGCCTGGCGTTGTCTCAGGGTTCCCAAACATCACCCCGATTTTGTCTCGAAGCTGATTTGTAAAGATACAGACTGTCTTGGCACGGCTCACCAAAGCCGTCAGTTTTCGCAACGCTGCACTCATCAAACGGGCTTGTGTTCCGACCGTTGCATCTCCGATCTGACCCTCTAGCTCGGCTTTAGTCGTCAAAGCCGCGACAGAGTCGATCACAATCACATCGATTGCATTTGATTTAATCAAGGTCTCCGCAATGTTAAGAGCTTCTTCTCCGGAATCAGGCTGGGAGACGAGAAGCTCGCTCATATTCACGCCGAGTTTGCCCGCATACGTCGGATCCAAGGCATGCTCCACATCGATAAAGGCTGCGACACCGCCCATTTTTTGAGCCTGCGCGACGACTGTCAACGCGAGGGTCGTTTTACCCGACGATTCAGGACCAAATATCTCGATGATACGGCCGCGAGGGAAACCCCCTACGCCCAATGCATGGTCAATCGGCAGGCATCCTGTAGGAATCACCTCGATATGTAGCTTCGCTTCGGCA encodes the following:
- the recA gene encoding recombinase RecA — its product is MKNKNLQLALQAIAKQYGEGAIMRLGDAEAKLHIEVIPTGCLPIDHALGVGGFPRGRIIEIFGPESSGKTTLALTVVAQAQKMGGVAAFIDVEHALDPTYAGKLGVNMSELLVSQPDSGEEALNIAETLIKSNAIDVIVIDSVAALTTKAELEGQIGDATVGTQARLMSAALRKLTALVSRAKTVCIFTNQLRDKIGVMFGNPETTPGGKALKFYASVRIDIRRVNTIKEADGTVLGSRTKIKIVKNKVAPPFTECEFDILYNQGIAREGALIDLAVDLGVLEKKGAWLYFKGDQIAQGRDAAQQVLKADSALYDKILEETKQRMAAAKK